The proteins below are encoded in one region of Microbacterium pygmaeum:
- a CDS encoding APC family permease, whose product MSINAEAVAAETDGHRGTIGVVQGTALYIAAVLGTGLLVLPGIAAEAAGPASIVSVLIVLVLSIPLAGTFGALAARYPDPGGVASYVRRALGPTASRMTGYWFFFGVCAGGPVVAVLGAEYIAAVAGIARAGIPILALTILALGLTANLFGVRIAGWVQFVLTGLLLAVVVGVVAFALPAVRTENFTPFLPSGWGGVGTAVLLFVWAFAGWEVGTHISGEFREPRRVIPIATAIALVLTGASYQLLQIATVGVVGATAGDDAVPLLTLASAVAPGIGPVAVAIVAGIVSLGVLNAYLAAFGKLGASLGRNGDLPRWFQRGADPGTVPRRALLLTLAVILVYFAFMVWTDFDLQPFILIHTSNMVAIYAAGMLAAVMILPRRTTGWWMAIVAAVLSAGLLILAGSNLLPSLILAAIAVGVTGWRRWRMRRARSRG is encoded by the coding sequence GTGAGCATCAACGCCGAGGCGGTCGCCGCGGAGACCGACGGACACCGTGGAACGATCGGGGTCGTGCAGGGCACCGCCCTGTACATCGCCGCGGTCCTGGGGACCGGACTCCTGGTGCTCCCGGGGATCGCCGCCGAGGCCGCCGGACCCGCCTCGATCGTCTCGGTCCTGATCGTCCTGGTGCTCTCGATTCCGCTCGCGGGCACGTTCGGTGCGCTCGCGGCCCGATACCCCGACCCCGGCGGCGTGGCCAGTTACGTGCGGCGTGCGCTCGGGCCGACCGCGTCGCGCATGACCGGGTACTGGTTCTTCTTCGGCGTCTGCGCCGGCGGCCCGGTGGTGGCCGTCCTGGGCGCCGAGTACATCGCCGCCGTGGCCGGGATCGCCCGGGCCGGCATCCCGATCCTCGCCCTGACCATCCTCGCGCTCGGGCTGACCGCCAATCTGTTCGGCGTCCGCATCGCCGGGTGGGTGCAGTTCGTGCTGACCGGGCTGCTGCTGGCCGTCGTCGTCGGGGTCGTGGCGTTCGCCCTGCCCGCGGTGCGAACCGAGAACTTCACGCCGTTCCTGCCCTCCGGCTGGGGCGGTGTCGGCACCGCGGTGCTGCTGTTCGTCTGGGCCTTCGCGGGGTGGGAGGTGGGGACGCACATCTCGGGGGAGTTTCGCGAACCGCGCCGCGTCATCCCGATCGCGACGGCGATCGCGCTCGTGCTCACCGGCGCGTCCTACCAGCTGCTCCAGATCGCGACCGTCGGGGTCGTCGGCGCGACCGCCGGAGACGACGCGGTGCCGCTGCTGACCCTCGCCTCGGCGGTCGCGCCGGGGATCGGCCCGGTCGCCGTGGCGATCGTCGCCGGCATCGTGTCGCTCGGCGTCCTGAACGCCTACCTCGCGGCGTTCGGGAAGCTCGGTGCGTCTCTGGGCCGCAACGGCGATCTGCCGCGGTGGTTCCAGCGGGGCGCGGACCCGGGGACGGTGCCGCGACGCGCGCTGCTGCTCACGCTCGCGGTGATCCTGGTCTACTTCGCCTTCATGGTGTGGACGGACTTCGACCTGCAACCGTTCATCCTCATCCATACCAGCAACATGGTCGCGATCTACGCCGCGGGCATGCTCGCGGCGGTGATGATCCTGCCACGACGGACGACTGGCTGGTGGATGGCGATCGTGGCCGCCGTGCTCTCGGCGGGTCTGCTGATCCTGGCAGGAAGCAACCTGCTGCCGAGCCTGATCCTCGCCGCCATCGCGGTCGGGGTGACCGGATGGCGGCGTTGGCGGATGCGGCGCGCGCGATCTAGAGGGTGA
- a CDS encoding hemolysin family protein, with product MDYILLGVGLLLTVGTGLFVASEFALVNLDRADLEARRDAGESRLSMTISALRITSTHLSSAQLGITLTTLLTGYAMEPAISNLLRPVFTAWGWPDGVVTPLATIIAVTLATILSMILGELIPKNFALAVPRQTAKLVIPFQTAFTTVFKPAIIVLNGSANGVLRLIGIEPKEELSGARTAEELSSLVRRSAIAGVLEEDTASLLDRSLTFARLSAADVMTPRPSIHALAADDSAEEVIQLARRTGHSRFPVYEDSMDDIIGIVHLKAAVGVPRDRREDVPAAALATEPLRVPEAVHLDTLMSELRARGYQMAVVVDEYGGTAGVVTLEDLVEEIVGEVLDEHDRRRAGIVRSDEAIVFPGELRPDELRDRTGIRIPEGDVYDTIGGYIMSVLERIPASGDTLDIEDGTLEVLRMDGRRVDRVRFVHTPMPDEAQDATAGGERR from the coding sequence ATGGACTACATCTTGCTGGGCGTGGGGCTCCTGCTCACAGTCGGGACCGGCCTGTTCGTCGCGAGCGAGTTCGCGCTCGTCAACCTCGACCGCGCCGACCTCGAAGCGCGCCGCGACGCGGGCGAAAGCCGCCTGTCGATGACGATCAGCGCACTGCGGATCACCTCGACGCACCTCTCGAGCGCGCAACTCGGCATCACGCTGACTACGCTGCTCACCGGGTACGCGATGGAACCGGCGATCTCGAACCTGCTGCGTCCCGTCTTCACGGCGTGGGGGTGGCCCGATGGCGTCGTGACGCCGCTGGCCACCATCATCGCGGTGACGCTGGCGACGATCCTGTCGATGATCCTCGGCGAGCTGATCCCGAAGAACTTCGCGCTCGCCGTACCTCGGCAGACCGCCAAGCTCGTGATCCCGTTCCAGACCGCGTTCACGACGGTCTTCAAGCCGGCGATCATCGTGCTCAACGGCAGCGCGAACGGCGTGCTTCGCCTGATCGGCATCGAGCCGAAGGAGGAGCTCTCCGGCGCCCGCACCGCGGAGGAGCTCTCCAGTCTCGTGCGCCGCTCGGCGATCGCGGGCGTACTCGAAGAGGACACCGCGTCGCTGCTGGATCGCAGCCTCACCTTCGCCCGCCTGAGCGCGGCCGATGTGATGACGCCGCGTCCCAGCATCCACGCCCTCGCCGCAGACGACTCGGCCGAAGAGGTCATCCAGCTCGCCCGTCGCACCGGCCACAGCCGCTTCCCGGTCTACGAGGACTCGATGGACGACATCATCGGCATCGTGCACCTCAAGGCCGCCGTCGGCGTGCCCCGCGACCGTCGTGAGGACGTCCCCGCCGCCGCACTCGCGACCGAGCCGCTGCGCGTCCCCGAGGCCGTGCACCTGGACACCCTCATGTCCGAGCTGCGGGCACGCGGCTACCAGATGGCCGTGGTCGTCGACGAGTACGGCGGAACAGCCGGCGTCGTCACCCTCGAAGACCTCGTCGAGGAGATCGTGGGCGAGGTGCTCGACGAGCACGACCGGCGCCGCGCCGGCATCGTGCGCTCCGATGAGGCGATCGTCTTCCCCGGCGAACTGCGCCCCGACGAGCTGCGCGATCGCACCGGCATCCGCATTCCGGAAGGCGACGTGTACGACACCATCGGCGGCTACATCATGAGCGTGCTCGAGCGCATCCCGGCATCCGGCGACACCCTCGACATCGAGGACGGCACCCTCGAGGTGCTGCGCATGGACGGACGACGCGTCGACCGCGTCCGGTTCGTGCACACCCCGATGCCCGACGAAGCGCAGGACGCGACCGCGGGAGGTGAGCGGCGATGA
- a CDS encoding multifunctional oxoglutarate decarboxylase/oxoglutarate dehydrogenase thiamine pyrophosphate-binding subunit/dihydrolipoyllysine-residue succinyltransferase subunit yields MSSQVTGVGVSSEGEFGANEWLVDELFEQFKADRNSVDKAWWPILEAYHPVNTEEGVSPDAAPADSTPPAAATPAPADAASAAAPAPAAAPAPAAAAPTAPPAAAPPAAQTSEAAAPKVAASEPPTLTAPIPVIGAQPVARTTTKPAAPQPIPAQAPKAAPSAGAPNPEADKVTVLKGMTKSLAANMDASLTVPTATSVRTIPAKLMIDNRIVINNHMSRTRGGKISFTHLIGWALIQALKEFPSQNVFYAEIDGKPSVVAPAHINLGIAIDLPKPDGTRALMVPSIKRADTLTFSEYLVSYEDLVVRARANKLTADDFQGTTISLTNPGGIGTVHSVPRLMKGQGCIVGAGALEYPAEFQGSSEKTLNELAIGKTITLTSTYDHRVIQGAGSGEFLKKVHELLIGQRGFYDDIFAGLRIPYAPIHWAADINVDLAERVDKQARVQELINSFRVRGHLMADIDPLEYVQRTHPDLEIENHGLTFWDLDREFVTGGFGGKRTMKLRDILGVLRDSYCRTIGIEYMHIQDPEQRKWFQEHVELKYQKPGHDEQLRILSKLNEAEAFETFLQTKYVGQKRFSLEGGESLIPLLDEILQGAAEANLDGAAIGMAHRGRLNVLTNIGGKTYGQVFREFEGSIAIGSKSGSGDVKYHLGTEGTFVDDRGEELPVYLAANPSHLETVDGVLEGIVRAKQDRKPIGTYSWLPILIHGDAAFAGQGVVVETLQMSQLRGYRTGGTIHVVVNNQVGFTTVPGDARTSVYATDVAKTIQAPVFHVNGDDPEAVVRVSQLAFAYRERWHRDVVIDLVCYRRRGHNEGDDPSMTQPLMTNLIEAKRSVRRLYVEALVGRGDITEEEYEQAKRDFQDGLEVAFAETHAAETGTTPVVTDAEVEPAVGSPETTGVSREVVHLIGDAFVNKPEGFTVHTKLQQLLEKRLDMSRNGSIDWAFAELLAFGSLLVEGTPVRLAGQDSRRGTFVQRHSVLHDRANGQEWIPLANLGQNQGRFWVYDSLLSEYAAMAFEYGYSFERPDALVLWEAQFGDFANGAQSVIDEFISSAEQKWAQQSSVVLLLPHGYEGQGPDHSSARMERYLQMCAQDNMIVARPSTPASYFHLLRRQAYARPRRPMIVFTPKAMLRLRGATSPVDDFLTGTFEPVLDDGRSLDKSAVKRVLLHAGKIHWDLKAEMEKNPTDQIALVRLEQFYPAPIEQLNAVLDSYPDAELCFVQDEPENQGAWPFIALEVVKHLHGRTIRRISRSAAASTATGSPKVHAKEQAEILKKALTL; encoded by the coding sequence GTGTCGAGCCAGGTCACGGGCGTCGGGGTTTCGAGCGAAGGGGAGTTCGGAGCCAACGAATGGCTCGTCGATGAACTCTTCGAGCAATTCAAAGCAGACCGCAACTCGGTCGACAAGGCGTGGTGGCCGATTCTCGAGGCCTACCACCCCGTCAACACCGAAGAGGGCGTGAGTCCCGACGCAGCGCCGGCCGATTCCACACCGCCTGCGGCAGCCACGCCGGCTCCCGCGGACGCAGCTTCGGCAGCAGCACCAGCTCCGGCAGCAGCACCAGCTCCGGCAGCAGCCGCCCCCACAGCTCCCCCGGCCGCAGCCCCGCCGGCAGCGCAGACCTCGGAAGCCGCCGCGCCGAAGGTCGCGGCATCCGAGCCTCCGACGCTGACCGCGCCGATCCCGGTGATCGGCGCGCAGCCGGTCGCCCGCACGACCACCAAGCCGGCCGCGCCGCAGCCGATCCCGGCACAGGCGCCGAAGGCTGCGCCCTCGGCCGGCGCTCCCAACCCCGAGGCCGATAAGGTCACCGTCCTCAAGGGCATGACCAAGTCGCTCGCCGCGAACATGGATGCCTCTCTGACGGTGCCCACTGCGACGAGCGTGCGCACGATCCCGGCGAAGCTGATGATCGACAACCGCATCGTCATCAACAACCACATGTCGCGCACCCGCGGCGGCAAGATCAGCTTCACGCACCTGATCGGGTGGGCGCTGATCCAGGCGCTGAAGGAGTTCCCGAGCCAGAACGTCTTCTACGCCGAGATCGACGGCAAGCCGTCGGTCGTCGCCCCCGCCCACATCAACCTGGGCATCGCGATCGACCTGCCCAAGCCCGACGGCACCCGCGCGCTGATGGTGCCCAGCATCAAGCGCGCCGACACCCTGACCTTCAGCGAGTACCTCGTCTCCTACGAGGACCTCGTCGTGCGCGCTCGTGCCAACAAGCTGACCGCCGACGACTTCCAGGGCACCACGATCTCGCTCACCAACCCGGGCGGCATCGGCACCGTGCACTCGGTGCCCCGTCTGATGAAGGGGCAGGGCTGCATCGTCGGCGCCGGCGCCCTCGAGTACCCGGCCGAGTTCCAGGGCTCCAGCGAGAAGACCCTCAACGAGTTGGCGATCGGCAAGACGATCACCCTCACCAGCACCTATGACCACCGCGTCATCCAGGGCGCAGGCTCGGGCGAGTTCCTCAAGAAGGTGCACGAGCTGCTCATCGGACAGCGCGGGTTCTACGACGACATCTTCGCGGGCCTGCGCATCCCGTACGCGCCCATCCACTGGGCCGCCGACATCAACGTCGACCTCGCCGAGCGCGTGGACAAGCAGGCGCGCGTCCAGGAGCTCATCAACTCGTTCCGCGTCCGCGGTCACCTGATGGCCGACATCGACCCCCTCGAGTACGTGCAGCGCACGCACCCCGACCTGGAGATCGAGAACCACGGGCTGACCTTCTGGGACCTCGACCGCGAGTTCGTCACCGGCGGGTTCGGGGGCAAGCGCACCATGAAGCTGCGCGACATCCTCGGCGTGCTCCGCGACTCGTACTGCCGCACGATCGGCATCGAGTACATGCACATCCAGGATCCCGAGCAGCGCAAGTGGTTCCAGGAGCACGTCGAGCTGAAGTACCAGAAGCCCGGCCACGACGAGCAGCTGCGCATCCTCAGCAAGCTGAACGAGGCGGAGGCGTTCGAGACATTCCTGCAGACCAAGTACGTCGGGCAGAAGCGCTTCAGCCTGGAGGGCGGCGAGTCGCTCATCCCGCTGCTGGATGAGATCCTGCAGGGCGCGGCCGAGGCCAATCTCGACGGCGCCGCGATCGGCATGGCCCACCGCGGCCGGCTGAACGTGCTCACCAACATCGGCGGCAAGACCTACGGCCAGGTGTTCCGCGAGTTCGAGGGCTCGATCGCCATCGGCAGCAAGAGCGGCTCGGGTGACGTCAAGTACCACCTCGGGACCGAGGGCACCTTCGTCGACGACCGCGGCGAGGAGCTGCCGGTCTACCTCGCGGCCAACCCCTCGCACCTGGAGACCGTCGACGGTGTCCTCGAGGGCATCGTGCGCGCCAAGCAGGACCGCAAGCCGATCGGGACGTACTCGTGGCTGCCGATCCTGATCCACGGCGACGCGGCGTTCGCCGGACAGGGCGTGGTCGTCGAGACGCTCCAGATGTCGCAGCTGCGGGGCTACCGCACCGGCGGCACGATCCACGTGGTCGTCAACAACCAGGTCGGCTTCACGACCGTTCCGGGTGATGCGCGCACGTCGGTCTACGCGACCGATGTCGCCAAGACCATCCAGGCGCCGGTCTTCCACGTGAACGGCGATGACCCCGAGGCCGTCGTCCGCGTCTCGCAGCTCGCGTTCGCGTACCGCGAGCGCTGGCACCGCGACGTCGTCATCGACCTCGTCTGCTACCGCCGGCGCGGGCACAACGAGGGCGATGACCCCTCGATGACCCAGCCCCTCATGACCAACCTCATCGAGGCGAAGCGCTCCGTGCGACGCCTGTACGTCGAAGCCCTCGTCGGCCGTGGCGACATCACCGAGGAGGAGTACGAGCAGGCCAAGCGCGACTTCCAGGATGGTCTCGAGGTCGCGTTCGCGGAGACGCACGCGGCCGAGACGGGCACGACGCCGGTGGTGACGGATGCCGAGGTCGAACCGGCCGTCGGATCCCCCGAGACCACGGGCGTCTCCCGCGAGGTCGTCCACCTGATCGGCGACGCGTTCGTGAACAAGCCCGAGGGCTTCACGGTGCACACGAAGCTGCAGCAGCTGCTCGAGAAGCGCCTCGACATGAGCCGCAACGGCAGCATCGACTGGGCCTTCGCCGAGCTGCTCGCCTTCGGCTCACTGCTGGTCGAAGGCACGCCCGTGCGCCTGGCCGGTCAGGACTCCCGGCGCGGCACGTTCGTGCAGCGCCACTCCGTGCTGCACGACCGCGCGAACGGCCAGGAGTGGATCCCGCTGGCGAACCTGGGGCAGAACCAGGGACGCTTCTGGGTGTACGACTCGCTCTTGAGCGAATACGCCGCGATGGCGTTCGAGTACGGCTACTCGTTCGAGCGGCCGGACGCCCTCGTCCTGTGGGAGGCCCAGTTCGGCGACTTCGCCAACGGCGCCCAGTCGGTCATCGACGAGTTCATCTCCTCGGCCGAGCAGAAGTGGGCGCAGCAGTCCAGCGTCGTGCTTCTGCTCCCCCACGGCTACGAAGGCCAGGGGCCGGACCACTCGTCGGCACGCATGGAGCGCTACCTGCAGATGTGCGCGCAGGACAACATGATCGTGGCGCGTCCCTCCACGCCCGCGTCGTACTTCCACCTGCTGCGCCGTCAGGCATACGCGCGCCCGCGCCGCCCGATGATCGTGTTCACGCCCAAGGCCATGCTGCGCCTGCGTGGTGCGACCTCTCCGGTCGACGATTTCCTCACGGGCACCTTCGAGCCCGTGCTCGATGACGGCCGCAGCCTCGACAAGAGCGCCGTCAAGCGGGTCCTCCTGCACGCCGGCAAGATCCACTGGGACCTGAAGGCCGAGATGGAGAAGAACCCCACCGACCAGATCGCCCTGGTCCGGCTGGAGCAGTTCTACCCTGCGCCCATCGAGCAGCTCAACGCGGTGCTGGACAGCTACCCTGATGCCGAGCTGTGCTTCGTGCAGGACGAGCCGGAGAACCAGGGCGCCTGGCCCTTCATCGCCCTCGAGGTCGTCAAGCACCTGCACGGCCGGACCATCCGCCGCATCTCGCGCTCCGCGGCCGCCTCGACGGCGACCGGTTCGCCGAAGGTGCACGCCAAGGAGCAGGCCGAGATACTCAAGAAGGCGCTCACCCTCTAG
- a CDS encoding hemolysin family protein, translating to MSDWAGIAWLVVLLAFNAFFVGAEFAVISARRSQIEPLAERGSRSAKTALYAMEHATLMLATSQLGITICSLLILNVSEPAIHHLLAGPLGLTGLEEGTVDIIAFVVALLLVSYLHVVFGEMVPKNLAFSVPDRAVLMLATPLVWVSKLFHPVIVTLNWIANHAVRLFGVEPKDEAASTFTLEEVTTIVNQSRIEGVLDDAAGTVSAALEFTDKKAKDIAVPLSQLVTLPESVTPHKIERSVAKHGFSRYVIVDDAGVPLGYVHLKDILRAAEGPDAAADVVQPIPAKRIHQMVPVLESTDLEDALALMRRAGRHLARVRNEAGETTAVLFLEDIIEELIGEVQDATRRRG from the coding sequence ATGAGCGACTGGGCAGGAATCGCATGGCTGGTCGTGCTGCTGGCCTTCAATGCCTTCTTCGTCGGCGCCGAGTTCGCCGTCATCTCCGCGCGCCGATCGCAGATCGAGCCGCTCGCCGAGCGCGGGTCGCGCTCAGCGAAGACGGCCCTCTATGCGATGGAGCACGCGACGCTCATGCTCGCCACGAGTCAGCTCGGCATCACGATCTGCTCGTTGCTGATCCTGAACGTCTCCGAGCCGGCGATCCACCACCTGCTCGCCGGGCCGCTCGGCCTGACCGGGCTCGAAGAGGGCACGGTGGACATCATCGCGTTCGTGGTGGCGCTGCTGCTGGTCTCGTACCTGCACGTCGTGTTCGGCGAGATGGTCCCCAAGAACCTCGCGTTCTCGGTTCCCGACCGCGCGGTGCTGATGCTCGCCACGCCGCTGGTGTGGGTCTCGAAGCTCTTCCACCCGGTGATCGTCACCCTGAACTGGATCGCCAACCACGCGGTCCGGCTGTTCGGCGTCGAGCCGAAGGATGAGGCGGCCTCGACCTTCACCCTCGAAGAGGTCACGACGATCGTCAACCAGTCGCGCATCGAGGGCGTCCTGGACGACGCGGCCGGCACGGTGTCCGCCGCGCTGGAATTCACCGACAAGAAGGCCAAGGACATCGCTGTGCCGCTCTCGCAGCTGGTGACCCTTCCGGAGTCGGTGACCCCGCACAAGATCGAGCGCTCCGTCGCCAAGCACGGCTTCTCCCGATACGTGATCGTGGACGACGCGGGCGTGCCGCTGGGCTACGTGCATCTCAAGGACATCCTGCGGGCGGCGGAGGGTCCGGATGCTGCGGCCGACGTGGTCCAGCCGATTCCGGCCAAGCGCATCCACCAGATGGTCCCGGTGCTGGAGAGCACCGACCTCGAGGACGCGCTGGCGCTGATGCGCCGGGCGGGCCGCCACCTCGCGCGCGTGCGCAACGAGGCTGGGGAGACGACTGCGGTGCTCTTCCTCGAGGACATCATCGAAGAGCTGATCGGCGAAGTGCAGGACGCGACGCGCCGCCGCGGCTGA
- a CDS encoding NADH:flavin oxidoreductase/NADH oxidase: MSLLFSPLALGRLTARNRLWVAPMCQYSAVDGVPQEWHHTHLAQFASGGAGIVIAEATAVSSEGRISPEDTGLYNDAQRDAWAPITAAIRARGALAGVQLAHAGRKASTWSPFSGRRGSVPSDEGGWQPVAPSAIAFDGFAEPVAMDASAIDRLVADFAAAAGRAIEAGFEVLEIHAAHGYLLHQFLSPLSNSRDDEYGGSLENRARLLLRVVDAVRDAAPDAPLLVRFSASDWAPGGWDLEETTMIAREVAARGADLVDISSGGLVASQQIVVGPGYQVDFAAQVRRGAGVPVSAVGLITDAAQAEAILASGDADAIMAGREWLRDPHFALRASGELGADIDYWPKQYVRARPA; the protein is encoded by the coding sequence TTGTCCCTCCTCTTCTCTCCCCTCGCCCTTGGCCGACTGACCGCGCGGAACCGGCTGTGGGTCGCCCCGATGTGCCAGTACAGCGCCGTCGACGGGGTCCCCCAGGAGTGGCATCACACCCACCTCGCGCAGTTCGCCTCCGGCGGTGCGGGCATCGTGATCGCGGAGGCGACGGCGGTCTCGTCCGAGGGGCGCATCTCGCCCGAGGACACCGGGCTCTACAACGACGCGCAGCGCGACGCGTGGGCGCCGATCACGGCGGCGATCCGGGCCCGCGGAGCGCTCGCGGGCGTGCAGCTGGCCCACGCGGGGCGAAAGGCCTCGACGTGGTCGCCGTTCTCCGGGCGCCGGGGGTCGGTCCCGTCGGACGAGGGCGGATGGCAGCCCGTCGCACCATCGGCGATCGCGTTCGACGGGTTCGCCGAGCCCGTCGCCATGGACGCGTCGGCCATCGACCGCCTCGTCGCGGATTTCGCCGCAGCCGCCGGGCGTGCGATCGAGGCCGGCTTCGAGGTCCTCGAGATCCATGCCGCGCACGGCTACCTCCTGCACCAGTTCCTCTCGCCGCTGTCGAACTCCCGCGACGACGAGTACGGCGGATCCCTGGAGAACCGCGCCCGACTGCTGCTGCGCGTCGTCGACGCGGTGAGGGATGCCGCACCCGATGCGCCGCTCCTGGTGCGCTTCTCGGCATCGGACTGGGCGCCGGGCGGCTGGGACCTCGAGGAGACGACCATGATCGCCCGCGAGGTCGCCGCGCGGGGGGCCGATCTTGTGGACATCTCCAGCGGTGGTCTCGTGGCCTCGCAGCAGATCGTCGTCGGCCCGGGGTACCAGGTCGACTTCGCCGCGCAGGTGCGCCGCGGCGCCGGCGTGCCGGTCAGCGCCGTCGGACTGATCACGGATGCGGCGCAGGCCGAGGCGATCCTCGCCTCCGGCGACGCGGACGCGATCATGGCGGGCAGGGAGTGGCTCCGTGACCCGCACTTCGCGCTCCGCGCCTCCGGCGAGCTGGGCGCCGACATCGACTACTGGCCGAAGCAGTACGTCCGCGCGCGTCCGGCCTGA
- the guaB1 gene encoding GMP reductase yields the protein MEFYGDQPDVDLTYSDVFLVPRRSEITSRLDVDLSPGDGTTATIPLVSANMNSVTGARLAATLARRGGLGVLPQDMPLQELDAAIRWVKDQPVRWDTPIVLPPSATVAEAARLLPATEGHGIVVSDAAPSALAIDDVLGVVPATRLGTALPDARLGDLARGRTASIDADDVDSARHAFDLIVGADAETVCVLHHGFVVGTLSRRSALRSTLYRPAVDASGRLSVAAAVGINGDVAAKARALAAAGVDVLVVDTAHGHQGGMLRALRTVSELGLGIPIAAGNIVTADGVHDLVTAGATILKVGVGPGAMCTTRMMTAVGRPQFSAVLETAEAARLMGAHVWADGGVRYPRDVALALAAGAASVMIGSWFAGTIEAPGELEVDASGRLYKESWGMASTKAVHDRFGRLEPYELARKELFAEGISSSKIYLDPLRPGLEDLIDMITSGVRSSFTYAGATSVAEFQDRARVGLQSAAGYEEGKALPVSW from the coding sequence ATGGAGTTCTACGGAGATCAGCCCGACGTCGACCTGACCTATTCGGATGTCTTCCTCGTGCCGCGGCGCTCCGAGATCACCAGCCGGCTGGACGTCGACCTGTCTCCCGGTGACGGCACGACGGCGACGATCCCGCTCGTCTCGGCGAACATGAACTCCGTCACCGGCGCGCGACTGGCCGCCACGCTGGCGCGCCGCGGCGGGCTCGGCGTACTGCCGCAGGACATGCCGCTGCAGGAGCTGGATGCCGCGATCCGCTGGGTCAAGGACCAGCCCGTGCGATGGGACACGCCCATCGTCCTGCCGCCGTCGGCGACGGTGGCCGAGGCCGCCCGCCTGCTGCCGGCGACCGAGGGCCACGGGATCGTGGTGTCGGATGCCGCGCCCTCGGCGCTCGCGATCGACGACGTGCTCGGAGTGGTGCCCGCCACGCGATTGGGCACGGCGCTGCCGGATGCCCGTCTCGGCGACCTCGCCCGAGGCCGCACGGCATCGATCGATGCGGACGACGTGGACAGCGCCCGGCATGCCTTCGACCTGATCGTGGGTGCCGACGCCGAAACGGTGTGCGTCCTGCACCACGGATTCGTCGTGGGCACCCTGTCCCGACGGAGCGCGCTGCGCAGCACCCTGTACCGTCCGGCGGTCGATGCGTCCGGACGGCTGAGCGTTGCTGCGGCCGTGGGCATCAACGGCGATGTCGCCGCGAAGGCGCGTGCGCTGGCCGCCGCGGGCGTCGATGTGCTCGTCGTGGACACAGCCCACGGCCACCAGGGGGGGATGCTGCGGGCACTGCGCACCGTGTCCGAGCTCGGGCTCGGGATTCCGATCGCCGCGGGCAACATCGTCACCGCCGACGGCGTCCACGACCTGGTCACCGCCGGCGCGACGATCCTCAAGGTCGGGGTCGGACCCGGCGCGATGTGCACCACACGAATGATGACCGCGGTCGGCCGCCCGCAGTTCTCCGCCGTCCTCGAGACGGCCGAGGCGGCCCGCCTCATGGGCGCGCACGTCTGGGCGGACGGTGGCGTGCGCTACCCCCGGGACGTCGCCCTCGCCCTGGCGGCGGGCGCGGCATCCGTCATGATCGGCTCCTGGTTCGCCGGGACGATCGAGGCACCCGGCGAACTCGAGGTCGATGCATCCGGCCGGCTGTACAAGGAGTCGTGGGGGATGGCCTCGACCAAGGCCGTCCACGACCGCTTCGGCCGGCTGGAGCCCTACGAGCTGGCCCGCAAGGAGCTGTTCGCCGAGGGCATCTCGTCGTCGAAGATCTACCTCGACCCGCTGCGCCCCGGGCTCGAGGATCTGATCGACATGATCACGTCCGGCGTGCGGTCCTCGTTCACCTACGCGGGGGCGACCTCGGTCGCGGAGTTCCAGGATCGCGCGCGCGTGGGACTGCAGTCGGCGGCGGGGTATGAGGAGGGCAAGGCGCTCCCGGTCAGCTGGTGA